The Croceicoccus marinus genome contains a region encoding:
- a CDS encoding ABC transporter ATP-binding protein — protein sequence MQPILSLKNVTKSYTGKAGGVTEVLGGIDLDVEEGEFIAILGFSGAGKTTLISTIAGLVEADGGEVLLRGKAIDGPDRDRGLVFQSYSLFPWLTVQQNVALAVDAVHKDRSKADRAALVRQKVELVGLGHAMDRKPAQLSGGMRQRVSVARALAMEPEILLLDEPLSALDALTRAKLQDEIERIREEEKRTIILVTNDVDEALLLADRVAVLTPAPAARIGQIFEVDITRPREREAMNDDDRYKALRARIVNYLARLNDASSSVGENGTELPGVIPLDLAPPPKAYREAGQSNVETRYLEFFKLDKVYPTPKGPLTVVEDFSLIMNRGEFVSLIGHSGCGKSTVLTMAAGLNEISRGGIVLDNREISAAGPDKAVVFQAPSLMPWLTARQNVALGVERVYPHAARAERRDIVDYYLDRVGLADSKDKMAAEMSNGMRQRVGIARAFALSPRLLLLDEPFGMLDSLTRWDLQDVLVEVWNRTKVTAIMVTHDVDEAILLADRVVMMTNGPNATIGKVLKVDLPRPRDRKALLEDPKFYRYRQEVLHFLAEYDHGPSARAA from the coding sequence ATGCAGCCGATCCTTTCGCTGAAGAATGTCACGAAAAGCTACACCGGCAAGGCCGGCGGCGTCACCGAAGTGCTGGGCGGTATCGACCTCGACGTCGAGGAAGGCGAATTCATCGCCATCCTGGGCTTTTCGGGGGCCGGCAAGACCACGCTGATCAGCACCATTGCGGGGCTGGTCGAGGCGGACGGCGGCGAAGTGCTGCTGCGCGGCAAGGCCATCGACGGGCCGGACCGCGACCGGGGGCTGGTGTTCCAGTCCTACTCGCTGTTTCCCTGGCTGACGGTGCAGCAGAATGTCGCGCTGGCCGTCGACGCGGTGCACAAGGATCGCAGCAAGGCCGACCGCGCCGCGCTGGTCCGCCAGAAGGTGGAGCTGGTCGGGCTGGGCCATGCGATGGACCGCAAGCCGGCGCAATTGTCGGGCGGCATGCGCCAGCGTGTGTCGGTCGCACGCGCGCTCGCCATGGAGCCCGAGATCCTGCTGCTGGACGAGCCGCTCTCCGCGCTCGACGCGCTGACCCGCGCCAAGCTGCAGGACGAGATAGAGCGCATCCGCGAGGAGGAAAAGCGCACCATCATCCTCGTCACCAATGACGTGGACGAGGCGCTGCTGCTGGCCGACCGCGTCGCGGTGCTGACGCCCGCACCCGCCGCAAGGATCGGCCAGATCTTCGAGGTCGACATCACCCGCCCGCGTGAGCGTGAGGCGATGAACGACGACGACCGCTACAAGGCCCTGCGCGCCCGCATCGTGAACTATCTGGCCAGGCTGAACGATGCCTCGTCCAGCGTCGGCGAAAACGGCACCGAACTGCCCGGCGTGATCCCGCTCGACCTCGCGCCCCCGCCCAAGGCCTATCGCGAGGCGGGGCAGAGCAATGTCGAGACCCGCTATCTGGAATTCTTCAAGCTCGACAAGGTGTATCCGACGCCCAAGGGGCCGCTGACCGTGGTCGAGGATTTCAGCCTGATCATGAACCGGGGCGAATTCGTCTCGCTGATTGGCCATTCGGGCTGCGGCAAGTCGACCGTGCTGACCATGGCGGCGGGCCTGAACGAGATTTCCAGGGGCGGCATCGTCCTCGACAACCGGGAAATCAGCGCGGCGGGACCGGACAAGGCGGTGGTGTTCCAGGCGCCCAGCCTGATGCCGTGGCTGACCGCGCGGCAGAACGTGGCGCTGGGGGTCGAGCGGGTCTATCCGCATGCCGCCCGCGCCGAGCGCCGCGACATCGTGGATTATTACCTGGACCGCGTCGGGCTGGCCGATTCCAAGGACAAGATGGCCGCCGAGATGTCGAACGGCATGCGCCAGCGTGTAGGCATCGCCCGCGCCTTCGCGCTCAGCCCCCGGCTGCTGCTGCTGGACGAACCCTTCGGCATGCTCGACAGCCTGACGCGCTGGGACCTGCAGGACGTGCTGGTCGAGGTGTGGAACCGCACCAAGGTCACCGCGATCATGGTCACCCATGACGTGGACGAGGCGATCCTGCTGGCCGACCGCGTGGTGATGATGACCAATGGTCCCAACGCCACCATCGGCAAGGTGCTGAAGGTCGACCTGCCACGCCCGCGCGACCGCAAGGCGCTGCTGGAGGATCCGAAATTCTACCGTTACCGGCAGGAGGTGCTGCACTTCCTTGCCGAATATGATCACGGTCCCTCGGCCAGGGCGGCCTGA
- a CDS encoding alginate export family protein, giving the protein MKKLALLCAVSTACAATSAHAQSGPFVDGPIAIAEDTTLDVIVDGMLRYETVSQPDLPVRDADALTFRIRSGAELVSHGFFVLGETEATLAIIDDYNDTIPGNGIEPYSVVPDPENVEVNRLQVGYKSKAGTLTVGRQRIIHDDHRFVGNVGWRQNEQTFDAVRAQGNIGPAALDATYAISQRTIFGIDSPNSHFDGDMILLNGGIDVKIAQVKAFAYLLDYDDEKPARLVYSSQSYGFRAMGTVPIGETFKLDYLASYARQSDYGNNPTSYSADYINGEAGFAIGPVALRGGYELLGSDDGVAAFQTPLATLHKFNGFADLFLSTPANGLQDYYGTAGIKLGDVAVMKGLAANVTYHQFDSDVGGIDYGSEWDAVVSFKVGKIGVLAKYANYQAGNFGTDTEKFWLQAGFSF; this is encoded by the coding sequence ATGAAGAAACTTGCTCTGCTGTGCGCCGTATCGACCGCTTGCGCGGCCACTTCGGCCCATGCGCAATCCGGGCCGTTCGTCGACGGCCCGATCGCGATCGCGGAGGACACCACGCTCGACGTGATCGTCGACGGCATGCTGCGCTATGAAACCGTCAGCCAGCCCGACCTGCCGGTCAGGGACGCCGATGCGCTGACGTTCCGCATCCGCTCGGGCGCGGAACTGGTCAGCCACGGCTTCTTCGTGCTTGGCGAGACCGAGGCGACGCTGGCGATCATCGACGATTACAACGACACCATCCCCGGCAACGGGATCGAGCCCTACTCGGTCGTCCCCGATCCGGAAAACGTCGAAGTCAACCGCCTGCAGGTCGGCTACAAGAGCAAGGCGGGCACGCTGACGGTCGGGCGCCAGCGCATCATCCACGACGATCACCGTTTCGTCGGCAATGTCGGCTGGCGCCAGAACGAGCAGACCTTCGACGCGGTGCGCGCGCAGGGCAATATCGGGCCGGCGGCGCTGGATGCGACCTATGCGATCTCGCAGCGCACCATTTTTGGCATCGACAGCCCCAATTCGCATTTCGACGGGGACATGATCCTGCTGAACGGCGGGATCGACGTGAAGATCGCGCAGGTGAAGGCCTTCGCCTATCTGCTCGACTACGACGACGAGAAGCCCGCACGCCTCGTCTATTCCAGCCAGAGCTATGGCTTTCGCGCAATGGGCACCGTTCCCATCGGCGAGACGTTCAAGCTCGACTACCTCGCCAGCTATGCAAGGCAGAGCGATTACGGCAACAATCCCACCTCTTACTCGGCGGATTACATCAATGGCGAGGCAGGCTTTGCCATCGGCCCCGTGGCGCTGAGGGGCGGGTACGAGCTGCTGGGCAGCGACGACGGGGTAGCGGCATTCCAGACTCCCCTGGCGACGCTGCACAAGTTCAACGGTTTCGCCGATCTGTTCCTGTCGACGCCCGCCAACGGCCTGCAGGATTATTACGGCACCGCCGGCATCAAGCTGGGCGATGTCGCGGTGATGAAGGGGCTGGCCGCCAATGTCACCTATCACCAGTTCGACAGCGACGTCGGCGGCATCGATTATGGCAGCGAATGGGATGCGGTGGTCAGCTTCAAGGTCGGCAAGATCGGCGTCCTGGCCAAATATGCCA